In Pedobacter africanus, a single window of DNA contains:
- a CDS encoding nucleotide pyrophosphohydrolase — protein sequence MSNWKELQDALIKFRNERDWEQFHNPKDLALALSIEAAELNELFLWKKAEDANQEKIKEELADVLAYAILLAEKYNLDINEIVLNKIKRNGEKYPVEKARGTAKKYDELK from the coding sequence ATGAGCAACTGGAAAGAACTACAAGACGCTTTAATAAAATTCAGGAACGAACGCGACTGGGAGCAATTCCACAATCCTAAAGACCTGGCTTTGGCTTTATCTATTGAGGCAGCCGAGTTGAACGAGCTTTTCCTTTGGAAGAAAGCCGAAGATGCCAACCAGGAGAAGATCAAAGAAGAGTTGGCAGATGTACTGGCTTACGCCATCTTGCTGGCGGAAAAATACAATCTTGATATCAACGAAATTGTGTTAAACAAAATCAAGAGAAACGGCGAGAAGTACCCGGTTGAGAAGGCTAGGGGAACTGCTAAGAAATATGATGAGTTGAAGTAA
- a CDS encoding error-prone DNA polymerase: MGYSELQVTSNFSFLRGASHAHELVTQAEAFGYEKIAVTDRNTLAGIVRAHAACRGKNIKLIPACRLDLLDGPSLLAYPTDMEAYCRLSALLTLGNMRAEKGSCHLSRADVYAHRKGMIFTVVMPGVLNRRFEYDAGFIAALAQYREALGGQLYLAATRTYQGNDDKLIFRTSQLSNFYGIPVVATNDVHYHEPARRELQDVLTCVREKCTIQEAGFRLHQNAERYMKEVAEMERLFRKYPAAIENTGVIAQACNFSLNELKYVYPEEINQSGRPPLEELEYLTWKGAHAIYGEVIPEKVVHMVNHEMEFVRQMDYANYFLFVEDIVREARSRGILCQGRGSAANSAICFCLGITSVNPMKFDLLFERFISSERNEPPDIDVDFEHERREEIIQYIYNKYGRDRAAIVATVTQVHQKGAIRDVGKAMGLSVDTINRLSGSLWEYTDEWFEGKRITESGLNPEDPHLMKTLELTGQMMGFPRQLGQHTGGFVVTQGKLTDLCPILNARMADRTNIEWNKDDIDALGFLKVDVLALGMLTCIRKGFDLCRDHYGKHFTLANIPQDDPDVYDMICLADTLGVFQIESRAQMSMLPRLKPREFYDLVIEVAIVRPGPIQGDMVHPYLRRRNGEEPVSYPSKELEEILGRTLGVPLFQEQAMKIAIVAAGFTPAEADGLRRSMATFKFKGMVNQYQEKLIEGMMTKGYTEEFARRIFKQLEGFGSYGFPESHAASFALLVYVSCWLKHYYPDAFAAALLNSMPMGFYQPAQIVIDAKKHGVEVREVDVNYSAWDNLLEKKSGKYLAIRLGFREIKGIREEEMDLLINGRGTGYQCVTALRDAGVPLAALEKLADADAFRSMGLDRRKALWEVSALQDMPVELFKGQASESVLETQVELPLMSKGEHVVQDYATVGLSLKAHPVSFVRSQLDMLNIRSCYTINNDSTNGQLVKVAGLVLVRQRPGTAGGVCFITIEDETGYSNLVVFEKLFETYRKEILHSRLLMVEGRLQREGQVVHVIVSKCFDFTKMLGKLVQREADDLPVLTLARGDEKTAPYLAQDKRSQVRENVNKTAKNVFHGGRNFK, encoded by the coding sequence ATGGGATATAGTGAATTACAGGTAACCTCCAATTTTAGCTTTTTGCGCGGGGCCTCTCATGCGCATGAACTGGTTACTCAGGCTGAAGCTTTTGGATATGAAAAAATAGCAGTTACAGACCGTAATACGCTGGCTGGAATTGTACGGGCGCATGCGGCTTGCCGCGGGAAAAACATCAAGCTTATTCCCGCATGCAGGCTGGACTTGCTGGATGGGCCAAGCCTGCTGGCTTATCCTACAGATATGGAAGCCTATTGCAGGTTGTCTGCGCTGCTAACTTTGGGCAATATGCGTGCTGAAAAGGGTTCCTGTCACCTTTCCCGGGCTGATGTGTATGCACATCGTAAAGGGATGATTTTTACAGTAGTAATGCCTGGTGTGCTGAACCGAAGGTTTGAATATGATGCTGGTTTCATTGCCGCCTTAGCGCAATACCGGGAGGCGCTGGGCGGTCAGCTGTACCTGGCGGCAACCCGGACGTATCAGGGTAATGATGATAAACTGATTTTCCGCACCTCGCAGCTTTCTAATTTTTACGGGATTCCGGTAGTAGCTACCAATGATGTGCATTACCACGAGCCTGCACGCCGGGAACTGCAGGACGTGCTGACCTGCGTGCGGGAGAAATGCACCATCCAGGAGGCGGGGTTTCGCCTGCACCAGAACGCGGAGCGCTATATGAAAGAGGTAGCCGAGATGGAGCGTCTGTTCAGGAAGTACCCGGCTGCAATCGAAAATACAGGAGTCATTGCCCAGGCCTGCAATTTTTCGCTAAACGAGCTGAAATATGTATATCCGGAAGAGATTAACCAGAGCGGGCGCCCACCGCTGGAAGAGTTGGAATACCTGACCTGGAAGGGTGCGCATGCAATATATGGAGAGGTGATCCCGGAAAAGGTAGTCCATATGGTTAACCATGAGATGGAATTTGTAAGGCAGATGGATTACGCGAATTACTTTCTTTTTGTGGAAGACATTGTTCGGGAGGCCAGGAGCAGGGGCATTCTTTGTCAGGGCAGGGGATCGGCTGCCAACTCTGCCATCTGTTTTTGTTTGGGTATTACTTCAGTTAACCCAATGAAGTTCGACCTGCTTTTTGAGCGTTTCATTTCTTCGGAGCGTAATGAGCCCCCGGATATTGATGTGGACTTTGAGCATGAGCGGCGGGAGGAGATTATCCAATACATCTACAACAAGTATGGGCGCGACCGTGCAGCTATTGTGGCTACGGTTACCCAGGTGCATCAAAAAGGGGCAATCAGGGATGTAGGCAAGGCGATGGGTTTATCGGTCGATACCATTAACCGTTTATCGGGGTCTTTGTGGGAATATACAGATGAGTGGTTTGAAGGTAAAAGGATAACCGAATCGGGGCTGAACCCGGAAGACCCGCACCTGATGAAAACATTGGAACTGACCGGGCAGATGATGGGCTTTCCCAGGCAGCTGGGGCAGCATACCGGCGGTTTTGTAGTAACCCAGGGTAAACTGACAGACTTGTGCCCCATTCTGAATGCGCGGATGGCAGACCGGACCAATATTGAATGGAACAAGGATGATATCGATGCGCTGGGCTTTTTAAAGGTAGATGTTCTGGCCCTGGGGATGCTGACCTGCATACGTAAAGGATTTGACCTGTGCAGGGATCATTACGGCAAGCATTTTACGTTAGCTAATATTCCCCAGGATGATCCTGATGTTTATGATATGATCTGTTTGGCCGATACACTGGGCGTGTTCCAGATTGAAAGCCGCGCGCAGATGTCTATGCTGCCCAGATTAAAACCCAGAGAATTTTACGACCTGGTAATTGAAGTAGCTATTGTGCGGCCCGGGCCGATACAGGGCGATATGGTGCACCCCTATTTAAGGCGGCGGAACGGGGAGGAGCCTGTCAGTTATCCTTCAAAAGAGCTGGAAGAGATTTTAGGGCGTACGCTAGGTGTACCGCTTTTCCAGGAGCAGGCCATGAAAATTGCGATTGTTGCTGCTGGGTTTACCCCGGCAGAGGCTGATGGTTTGCGTAGAAGCATGGCCACTTTTAAGTTTAAAGGGATGGTGAACCAATACCAGGAGAAGCTGATAGAAGGGATGATGACTAAAGGATATACTGAGGAGTTTGCCCGCAGGATATTTAAGCAGCTGGAGGGTTTCGGGAGTTATGGTTTCCCGGAAAGCCATGCCGCCAGTTTTGCTTTGCTGGTATATGTTTCGTGCTGGCTAAAGCACTATTATCCTGATGCGTTTGCGGCCGCTTTGCTGAACAGCATGCCCATGGGCTTTTACCAGCCAGCCCAGATTGTGATTGATGCAAAGAAGCATGGGGTAGAGGTTAGGGAGGTGGATGTGAATTATTCTGCCTGGGATAACCTGCTGGAAAAAAAATCCGGGAAATACCTTGCAATCCGTTTGGGGTTCCGGGAAATTAAGGGGATTCGCGAAGAAGAAATGGACCTGCTTATAAATGGCAGGGGTACAGGATACCAGTGCGTTACAGCTTTGAGAGACGCAGGTGTGCCGCTAGCCGCTTTGGAAAAGCTGGCTGATGCGGACGCTTTCCGTTCAATGGGGCTGGACCGCAGGAAAGCGTTGTGGGAAGTTTCTGCTTTGCAGGATATGCCGGTAGAACTGTTTAAAGGCCAGGCTTCAGAAAGCGTATTGGAAACCCAGGTTGAATTGCCGCTGATGAGTAAGGGCGAGCATGTGGTGCAGGATTATGCAACTGTGGGCCTTTCGCTGAAAGCACATCCGGTGAGTTTTGTACGTTCGCAGCTGGACATGCTCAACATCCGCAGTTGTTATACCATCAACAACGATTCGACAAACGGGCAATTGGTTAAAGTGGCAGGTTTGGTATTGGTTAGGCAAAGGCCCGGAACTGCTGGCGGGGTATGTTTTATTACCATTGAGGATGAAACGGGCTATTCAAACCTGGTGGTGTTTGAGAAGCTGTTTGAAACCTATCGCAAGGAAATCCTGCATTCCAGGCTGCTGATGGTGGAAGGGCGGTTACAGCGGGAAGGCCAAGTGGTGCATGTCATTGTGAGCAAGTGTTTTGATTTTACCAAAATGTTGGGCAAACTGGTGCAGCGGGAAGCGGATGATTTACCCGTGTTGACCTTAGCCAGGGGCGATGAGAAAACTGCGCCTTATCTTGCGCAGGATAAACGGTCTCAGGTGAGGGAGAATGTAAATAAAACAGCTAAGAATGTGTTTCACGGAGGACGGAATTTTAAATAG
- a CDS encoding Y-family DNA polymerase has product MQRRFVSIWFRQLLADWQLIRRPELAQVPFVFATPDHGRMMVTAVSPLAVRFGVEAGMRAADAKAICPGLEVLDDKPGRPRNLLRGLGEWCVRYSPIVAIDEFGMDGLLMDVSGCTHLWGGERGYLKEIVSRLKSKGYTVRVAIADTPGAAWAVSRYGKVSPLIPMGGHPEALLSLVPGALRLEDTVLAKLRKLGFYQIKSFVSMPRSVLRRRFGEGFLLRLAQALGTEDEVLVPLQVPVPFQERLACPEPIKTRTGIEIAITKMLESLCKRMQAEGKGLRTGVLTCHRMDGKIVQVSIGTSGATHSVSHLFKLFQLKIDKIRPGLGIEVFVLDAPKVDELAVPQEQMWAGKPGLDNQSVLRLIDRVAGKVGAEVIHRYLPAARYWPERAVFSTSSVTEKRITEWRLDKPRPTELLKRPDPIEVMALIPDHPPKFFVYKGVRHQVIKADGPERIEREWWLDQGEHRDYYQVEDDQGGRYWLFRSGHYDGEQKYQWFIHGFFA; this is encoded by the coding sequence ATGCAAAGGCGTTTTGTTTCCATATGGTTCCGCCAACTGCTGGCAGACTGGCAGCTGATCCGCAGGCCGGAACTGGCGCAAGTGCCTTTTGTGTTTGCAACGCCCGATCATGGGCGGATGATGGTTACCGCGGTGAGCCCGTTGGCTGTTAGATTCGGTGTCGAGGCAGGGATGCGGGCAGCCGATGCAAAAGCGATTTGTCCGGGTCTTGAAGTGTTGGATGATAAGCCTGGCCGCCCGCGCAACTTGCTGAGGGGTCTTGGCGAATGGTGTGTCAGGTACTCGCCTATTGTGGCTATTGATGAATTTGGCATGGATGGTTTGCTAATGGATGTGTCTGGCTGTACGCATTTATGGGGCGGAGAGCGGGGGTATTTAAAAGAAATCGTTTCCAGGTTAAAAAGTAAAGGGTATACGGTTCGGGTAGCCATTGCTGATACTCCCGGGGCTGCCTGGGCAGTTTCCCGTTATGGCAAAGTTAGCCCACTTATTCCTATGGGCGGCCATCCAGAGGCTTTGCTTTCTTTGGTGCCAGGAGCGCTCAGACTGGAAGATACCGTGCTGGCCAAGCTGCGTAAGCTGGGGTTTTACCAGATCAAAAGTTTTGTGTCTATGCCCAGATCTGTTTTGCGCAGGCGTTTTGGTGAAGGGTTCTTATTGCGGCTGGCGCAGGCCCTGGGAACGGAAGATGAAGTGTTGGTTCCTTTGCAGGTGCCGGTTCCCTTTCAGGAAAGGTTGGCCTGCCCGGAGCCGATTAAAACCCGAACCGGTATAGAAATCGCCATCACCAAAATGCTGGAAAGTTTGTGTAAACGCATGCAGGCAGAAGGTAAGGGATTGCGGACCGGTGTACTTACATGCCACCGGATGGATGGCAAGATTGTGCAGGTCTCTATTGGCACCAGCGGGGCCACGCATAGTGTCAGTCATTTGTTTAAGCTTTTTCAGTTAAAGATCGACAAAATCCGCCCCGGATTGGGGATAGAGGTTTTTGTGCTGGATGCACCGAAAGTGGATGAGTTAGCAGTACCACAGGAGCAGATGTGGGCAGGTAAACCTGGTCTGGATAATCAGAGCGTGCTCAGGCTGATCGACAGGGTGGCCGGAAAGGTTGGTGCCGAGGTGATTCACAGGTATCTGCCTGCAGCCCGTTACTGGCCTGAGCGGGCGGTATTTAGCACCAGCTCGGTAACCGAAAAAAGGATAACCGAATGGAGGCTGGATAAGCCGCGGCCAACTGAGCTTTTGAAACGGCCCGATCCTATCGAGGTGATGGCGCTGATTCCGGATCATCCCCCAAAATTCTTCGTTTATAAAGGCGTCCGGCACCAGGTGATTAAAGCAGACGGGCCAGAACGGATAGAACGGGAGTGGTGGTTAGACCAGGGAGAGCACCGGGATTATTACCAGGTAGAGGACGATCAGGGCGGCAGGTACTGGCTGTTCCGCTCGGGTCATTATGACGGGGAGCAAAAGTACCAGTGGTTTATACATGGGTTTTTTGCTTAA
- a CDS encoding DUF2075 domain-containing protein, which yields MRLYAGSSTEFIALCKSNKIAELLAEEYLVAFLCTPSRAEIASWKNSLCHVAGAMDRAGLKDLGIMLEYKLPLSGKRVDVIICGTDHAQNKHAILVELKQWEECRLTEYDSDYVVTWIGGKSRSVLHPSVQVGNYMYYLWNNSAAFYRTEQPVKLSACSYLHNYSLLQDDVLLDKRFENAVKKFAVFTSDEESDFIDFIVERVGSGNGMEVLEEIEQSELKPSQKILDKVSTTIKQKLNGELTLFGRCKSKNDYILLDEQLIVYDLVMSLAIKGVAGKHAVVVRGGAGTGKSVIGLQLLADLIASGLNAQYATGSNAFTETLREILGQGSSSILKYFMSYAGSKAQAVDVLLMDEAHRIREKSGGGARGTGLLQIQELLNAAKVCVFFVDDYQVVRSEEIGTSGFIIEQAEAAGFKVYEFDLKANFRNGGSERYSNWIDHMLQIRETDHAEWVDEPNFKFEIIDAPETLERIIQEKALEGYTARITAGFCWRWTKRLDSDGQLVNDIRIGDYHRPWNAYNGLEGLRKEIPKAKFWAYQRGGIDQIGCIFTAQGFEFDYTGVIFGKDIKYNPLTRQLEGFEEFSYDHQAAGTHFLRLIKNSYRVLLGRGMKGCYVYFVDKETEEYFRSRIRKSNKV from the coding sequence ATGAGATTATACGCTGGCTCCTCAACTGAATTTATAGCACTATGCAAAAGCAATAAAATTGCTGAACTTTTAGCGGAAGAGTACCTGGTAGCATTCTTGTGTACCCCGTCGAGAGCTGAAATAGCATCCTGGAAAAACTCATTATGCCATGTGGCCGGAGCAATGGACCGTGCAGGTCTTAAAGATCTGGGAATAATGCTGGAGTATAAATTGCCGCTTAGTGGTAAAAGAGTTGACGTCATCATCTGCGGTACAGACCATGCTCAAAATAAACATGCTATTCTGGTTGAACTTAAACAATGGGAAGAATGCCGGCTCACCGAATATGACAGCGATTATGTGGTAACCTGGATAGGGGGAAAAAGCCGTTCTGTGCTCCATCCCAGTGTTCAGGTTGGTAATTATATGTATTACCTTTGGAATAATAGTGCTGCTTTTTACAGGACCGAACAGCCTGTTAAACTATCAGCCTGTAGTTACCTGCATAACTACAGCCTTTTACAGGATGATGTGCTTTTGGATAAACGCTTTGAAAATGCCGTTAAGAAATTCGCGGTGTTTACCTCTGATGAAGAGTCAGATTTCATAGATTTTATTGTAGAAAGAGTGGGCTCAGGAAATGGAATGGAGGTACTTGAAGAAATCGAGCAGAGCGAACTCAAACCGTCACAAAAGATTCTTGATAAAGTTTCTACTACAATCAAACAAAAGCTAAATGGAGAGCTTACTCTGTTTGGCAGATGTAAGTCTAAAAATGATTACATATTGCTGGATGAACAACTTATTGTTTACGATTTGGTTATGAGCCTTGCAATTAAAGGTGTTGCGGGTAAACATGCGGTTGTAGTAAGGGGTGGCGCCGGTACAGGTAAATCGGTAATCGGGCTGCAGCTCCTGGCCGATCTGATCGCATCAGGCTTGAATGCCCAATATGCTACCGGATCTAATGCATTTACAGAGACCTTACGGGAAATACTGGGGCAGGGATCATCTTCTATATTGAAATATTTTATGTCATATGCTGGCTCTAAGGCTCAGGCTGTTGATGTTTTACTGATGGATGAGGCACATCGGATCAGGGAGAAATCTGGTGGAGGGGCTAGAGGGACAGGGCTTCTTCAAATTCAGGAATTGCTAAACGCAGCCAAGGTATGTGTGTTTTTTGTTGATGACTATCAGGTAGTCCGCAGTGAGGAGATCGGAACATCTGGCTTTATCATTGAGCAGGCTGAAGCTGCAGGATTTAAGGTTTACGAGTTTGATCTAAAAGCCAATTTCCGGAATGGGGGATCGGAACGGTATAGCAATTGGATTGACCATATGCTGCAGATCAGGGAAACAGATCATGCAGAATGGGTTGATGAACCCAATTTCAAGTTCGAGATTATAGATGCTCCGGAAACCTTGGAACGTATTATTCAGGAAAAAGCTTTGGAAGGATATACAGCAAGGATTACTGCTGGATTTTGCTGGAGGTGGACAAAGCGGCTGGATAGTGACGGACAATTGGTAAACGACATAAGAATCGGCGATTACCATAGGCCATGGAATGCCTATAATGGTTTAGAAGGGCTGAGAAAGGAAATTCCGAAAGCCAAATTCTGGGCTTATCAAAGGGGAGGGATTGATCAGATTGGATGCATTTTTACTGCACAGGGTTTTGAGTTCGATTATACCGGTGTCATTTTTGGAAAAGACATTAAATATAATCCCCTTACACGCCAGCTGGAAGGTTTTGAGGAATTTAGCTATGACCACCAAGCCGCGGGAACACATTTTCTTCGCTTAATTAAAAATTCCTATAGGGTGTTATTAGGGAGAGGAATGAAAGGTTGTTATGTGTATTTTGTGGATAAGGAAACGGAAGAATATTTTAGGAGTAGGATCAGGAAAAGTAATAAAGTTTAA
- a CDS encoding PLDc N-terminal domain-containing protein gives MIYGITHAVKNRSLTRFEKAIWIIIILCMPVIGASLYLRSTFRVRD, from the coding sequence ATGATTTACGGAATAACTCACGCCGTTAAGAACAGATCATTGACTCGTTTCGAGAAAGCCATCTGGATAATTATTATACTCTGTATGCCGGTAATTGGTGCTTCTCTTTATTTAAGGTCTACTTTTAGGGTGAGAGATTGA